A window of bacterium genomic DNA:
AGCCAACCCACCAGAACTCCGGCAGCACAGCCGACACCGGAGCGAACCTGAATCGCACCGGGTTCGCAGTTCTTCGAACAGGCGCCGCACTCCATGCAGGCGCCACGGTCTACCAGCGCCGCGCGCTTCTCCGCCATTGCAAACACCGCATGCGGACAGACCAGCACACACAGGCCGCAGCCGTTGCACTTTGCCGCATCAAATTCGAGAGTAATCACGTCTTCGAGGTATCTCATAGCACCGGCCCTCCCGAAAGAAACAGGCCCGTAACCCACAATCCCAGTCCAAGGGCCGCCGCGCCGATCTGCAGCGGCAA
This region includes:
- the hgcB gene encoding mercury methylation ferredoxin HgcB, which translates into the protein MRYLEDVITLEFDAAKCNGCGLCVLVCPHAVFAMAEKRAALVDRGACMECGACSKNCEPGAIQVRSGVGCAAGVLVGWLTGSEPTCDCAGNSSSCC